In a single window of the candidate division WWE3 bacterium genome:
- a CDS encoding glycosyltransferase yields the protein MENKNHTPVISHLISEFMQSKQSFTYRQFINHTKYKVVALSRFYFKGSREIFPVDELHFLTSIGHIYDFCGRYFPKLLDLAFDHFLKYWVVIRHIELLHIHFGTLGAKLAHLRDQLKIPFVVSFYGSDTTSYPLKPEWQPLYKEMFANVDCFLMLSEIPRQQLIAFGAPADKCLILPPSVDLSHFTYKERVPSDEIKFLITARFVEKKGHFILLEAFKNVVTSGRLVKLMIIGHGDLYGKIKDKIAAENLGDFVELIDVTGITDFHSFILPKYHEADVFVLPSIVAADNDQEGTPLTILEASATGLPIISTNVAGVPEVVRDGITGFVIPQKDVTALTEKMNELYDQPEVRLAMGKAGHQFMVDNFSTTSLPERLDKIYSRLL from the coding sequence ATGGAAAATAAAAATCATACACCGGTCATCTCCCATCTAATCTCCGAATTCATGCAAAGCAAGCAGTCTTTTACGTATCGTCAATTTATTAATCACACTAAATACAAAGTCGTGGCTTTAAGTCGGTTTTATTTCAAGGGATCACGCGAGATTTTTCCGGTCGATGAATTACATTTTTTAACCAGTATTGGTCATATTTATGATTTCTGCGGCCGTTATTTTCCGAAACTACTAGATTTGGCTTTTGATCATTTTTTAAAGTACTGGGTGGTAATTCGCCACATCGAACTTCTCCATATTCATTTTGGCACTTTGGGGGCCAAACTGGCGCATCTGCGCGATCAACTCAAGATTCCCTTCGTCGTCAGTTTTTACGGTTCCGATACCACATCTTACCCACTAAAACCAGAATGGCAGCCGCTGTACAAAGAGATGTTTGCCAATGTTGACTGTTTTTTGATGCTTTCGGAAATTCCCCGGCAGCAATTAATAGCCTTTGGGGCGCCGGCTGATAAATGCTTGATTCTTCCGCCATCGGTTGACCTCTCGCACTTCACTTACAAAGAACGAGTGCCTTCAGATGAGATCAAGTTTTTAATTACGGCTCGTTTCGTGGAAAAGAAAGGTCATTTTATTTTACTGGAAGCTTTTAAGAACGTCGTTACCAGCGGACGCCTAGTCAAACTGATGATCATAGGGCACGGTGATCTTTATGGAAAAATTAAAGATAAAATAGCGGCCGAAAATTTAGGGGACTTTGTGGAGTTAATTGACGTCACGGGAATTACCGATTTCCACAGTTTTATTTTGCCAAAATATCACGAAGCCGATGTCTTCGTTCTACCGTCAATCGTTGCCGCCGACAACGACCAAGAGGGGACACCGCTTACAATTCTGGAAGCTTCAGCGACCGGTCTTCCCATTATTAGCACCAACGTTGCCGGTGTTCCTGAAGTCGTTCGGGATGGCATCACCGGTTTCGTGATTCCTCAAAAAGACGTCACCGCATTAACCGAAAAAATGAACGAGCTTTACGATCAACCTGAGGTCAGACTAGCCATGGGTAAAGCGGGCCATCAGTTTATGGTCGATAATTTCTCGACGACCAGTTTGCCAGAGAGACTCGATAAAATTTACTCTCGTCTTTTATGA
- a CDS encoding glycosyltransferase family 39 protein — protein sequence MKSLSKKQELFLTLIVFVIAVAIGFYLRYVAASTLPMINDEGSYLFDAYLLGQGHLPFLTSFSRAPVFMIPLALWLKIFGVSILSGRLFAVLVSLGSSVVLYFLGKELKGKALGVVAFVIFATISPVAIHGSYVLTENLEIFLGLLGSLFLIYSLRTRPWFLSIASGVCFGLAIATRETAAVYPLFLCIAILVLRFSKQTLLRLALCGLATFGVWAVMWGGIASQVGLGHVVKNFQAILKMHSTGVKVSTGFVIREKLGEIWYLKIDYLIFYLSTIAFAILAVTKKWWRNKQIWFLLAIAGGPILFYGVYYQRIQPEYFASFMPGFTLMMAYVVVAIYEWLKTRSASVVTSVGIAGVIIFGITNLLTFTYQLKNNRTGTFYLQPMANVVAWFQVNTQPTDEIFTAAVGIPMFSGRHLALNISRPVIYGYPHIKSDIKYALFPTPQAIMDYLTVNQTKYYIVEKATRDSFYNGHSELKQFLESNFKHLKTFPNPTNPIEVWIRNP from the coding sequence ATGAAGTCACTAAGTAAAAAACAGGAACTATTTTTAACGCTCATTGTCTTCGTGATCGCCGTCGCCATTGGCTTTTATCTTCGCTACGTGGCGGCAAGTACACTGCCAATGATCAATGACGAAGGTTCTTACCTCTTCGATGCTTACCTTTTAGGTCAAGGTCATCTCCCCTTCCTGACATCCTTCTCGCGAGCGCCAGTCTTTATGATCCCACTGGCTTTATGGCTAAAGATTTTCGGCGTCAGTATTCTAAGCGGTCGTCTTTTTGCTGTGTTAGTAAGTTTGGGGTCTAGCGTAGTTTTATATTTCTTAGGCAAAGAGTTAAAAGGTAAAGCTTTAGGAGTTGTGGCTTTTGTAATTTTTGCCACGATCTCGCCGGTTGCCATTCATGGAAGTTACGTGCTTACGGAAAATTTAGAAATATTTTTAGGACTACTGGGATCACTATTTTTAATTTACTCTCTTCGAACGCGGCCGTGGTTCCTATCGATTGCCTCTGGTGTTTGTTTTGGTTTAGCAATAGCGACTAGAGAAACGGCGGCGGTGTACCCATTATTTCTATGTATAGCAATCCTCGTTTTAAGATTTAGTAAACAAACGCTACTGCGTTTAGCGCTTTGTGGGTTAGCCACCTTCGGAGTTTGGGCGGTAATGTGGGGTGGGATTGCCTCACAAGTGGGACTAGGCCATGTCGTAAAAAATTTTCAAGCGATTTTAAAGATGCATAGTACTGGGGTTAAAGTTTCAACTGGCTTTGTAATTCGCGAGAAGCTGGGCGAAATCTGGTATCTAAAAATTGATTATTTGATTTTTTACCTTTCTACTATTGCTTTTGCGATTTTGGCGGTCACTAAGAAGTGGTGGCGTAATAAGCAGATTTGGTTTCTACTAGCTATTGCTGGTGGTCCAATTCTATTCTACGGCGTTTATTACCAACGCATCCAGCCGGAATATTTCGCGAGCTTTATGCCTGGTTTTACTTTGATGATGGCGTATGTGGTTGTGGCTATTTATGAATGGCTAAAGACCCGGTCAGCATCTGTAGTAACATCGGTTGGCATCGCCGGCGTCATTATTTTCGGGATTACGAATCTACTTACTTTTACCTATCAACTTAAAAATAACCGCACTGGAACGTTTTATTTGCAGCCGATGGCAAATGTTGTCGCTTGGTTTCAAGTTAATACCCAGCCGACGGATGAGATTTTTACCGCGGCCGTCGGGATTCCTATGTTTAGCGGTCGCCACTTGGCACTAAATATTTCCCGGCCGGTAATCTATGGTTACCCGCACATTAAATCGGATATTAAATATGCCTTGTTCCCCACTCCACAGGCGATTATGGATTATTTAACGGTGAATCAAACTAAGTATTACATTGTGGAAAAAGCAACCAGAGATAGTTTTTACAACGGGCATTCAGAATTAAAGCAGTTTCTAGAAAGTAACTTTAAGCACTTAAAGACTTTTCCTAATCCTACTAATCCGATTGAAGTTTGGATTCGGAACCCCTAA
- a CDS encoding glycosyltransferase family 39 protein → MPKLKTSKWPLSLLLVGLFVLTVAIRIPVLRSVGETWDEYAVVYYGETYYSAFKNLDFSVSSWEQNYEHPPVAKYIYGLSRQVTKKIPFIKALDSEYHSDKEYTLPRVVSAIFGGLTVVLVFLIGSTLFNRKIGLASSLILSVLPHFIAYTSIASLESIFIFFTTFFIYCLIKALKSNNWRWHLATVIALTLSFATRFNGTFFVALYAVIIVFFYRQQLLKLKFKEIPWPVLLSPIIFLGLFFALWPWLWITPFNIIKTFQHSSGGHTGEYFLGSLGQPGWYYYIVYFLVTTPEVMLVLFGIFIYTLIRKLASWKLEVGIRSWKYFLLLAWFLTPFLASFVAFKQNGIRYAVYFMPALALMSGVALIKLLDAVKKSIYKIMVAVIAMVGLLYPVVLFYPYYLDYYNLASGGPKAAYENRSFVISWWGEGGLAAVRYINQNAPRGAVVRTLFTPAHTLIKFRDDLAIHNGYDPLGHDDYILTNTYYDWYGNPKNLVDLKNYKVVYGMATPNWSLFSAPLVRVYKRVI, encoded by the coding sequence GTGCCGAAGCTTAAAACGTCGAAATGGCCGTTATCCTTACTACTTGTTGGTTTGTTTGTGTTAACGGTAGCTATCAGGATTCCAGTTTTACGATCGGTTGGGGAGACGTGGGACGAATACGCGGTGGTTTACTACGGCGAAACTTATTACTCAGCCTTTAAAAATCTTGATTTTAGCGTGAGCTCCTGGGAACAAAATTACGAACATCCGCCGGTGGCGAAGTATATTTATGGATTAAGTCGACAAGTTACAAAAAAGATTCCGTTTATCAAAGCTTTGGATAGTGAGTATCATAGCGATAAAGAATACACATTACCTAGGGTTGTGTCAGCGATCTTTGGTGGGCTTACGGTTGTTTTAGTCTTTTTGATAGGGTCAACTTTGTTTAATCGCAAGATTGGACTAGCGTCGTCGTTAATCCTAAGCGTTCTTCCTCATTTCATTGCGTACACTTCAATTGCATCACTGGAGTCTATCTTCATCTTTTTCACGACTTTCTTTATTTATTGCCTTATTAAAGCTTTGAAATCAAATAATTGGCGTTGGCATCTGGCCACCGTCATCGCCTTGACGTTATCCTTCGCAACTCGTTTCAATGGCACTTTTTTTGTGGCCCTTTACGCTGTCATTATTGTTTTCTTCTATCGTCAGCAACTGCTAAAACTTAAGTTTAAAGAAATCCCATGGCCGGTTTTATTGTCTCCGATTATTTTCTTAGGTCTATTTTTTGCATTGTGGCCGTGGTTGTGGATCACACCATTTAACATTATTAAAACTTTTCAACATTCCTCTGGTGGGCATACCGGTGAGTATTTTTTGGGAAGTTTAGGCCAGCCTGGTTGGTATTACTACATTGTCTATTTCCTAGTAACGACACCCGAAGTAATGTTAGTTTTATTTGGTATTTTTATATACACACTGATTAGGAAGTTGGCGAGTTGGAAGTTAGAGGTTGGAATTAGAAGTTGGAAATATTTCCTACTACTCGCTTGGTTTCTGACGCCATTCCTGGCTTCGTTCGTGGCTTTTAAGCAAAACGGCATTCGTTACGCCGTTTATTTTATGCCAGCGCTAGCCTTGATGTCTGGAGTAGCTTTAATAAAACTGTTAGACGCCGTCAAAAAATCGATTTATAAAATTATGGTCGCTGTGATTGCGATGGTTGGCTTGTTATATCCGGTTGTTTTGTTTTATCCTTACTATCTCGACTACTACAACTTGGCTTCCGGCGGCCCGAAAGCGGCTTATGAAAATCGATCCTTTGTTATCAGTTGGTGGGGAGAAGGAGGACTAGCCGCGGTAAGATATATTAATCAGAATGCGCCTCGTGGTGCCGTGGTTCGAACGCTTTTTACACCGGCTCACACTTTAATTAAGTTTAGGGATGATTTAGCAATTCATAACGGTTACGATCCTTTAGGACATGACGATTATATATTGACTAATACTTATTACGATTGGTATGGAAATCCTAAGAATCTAGTAGACTTAAAGAACTATAAAGTAGTGTATGGGATGGCTACTCCCAATTGGTCGCTATTTTCGGCACCACTAGTTCGAGTTTATAAAAGAGTTATATGA
- a CDS encoding glycosyltransferase family 4 protein: protein MRIAIFIKNTIYHGKYGGLETQNENLVQGLREAGHDVIVFAPASELSVSGYIFVPRTTPGKYDEAWWQKSLAAFESLHAVKPFDIVISQSAAGAEIIKNKERLHVKTIVVAHGTIWGEVKTVLRKTKSFKDIYFAFKAVAFGLKTYSGLDRKYLLSADHIIAVSQAVKKALTQEFPLRNDHITVISNGIDIYKYIIADETKVPVNFLYLGRLEKEKGLELLLMAFKNVLEKEPTATLTIVGSGPFKLQASDSITILGAVDYKDVPRILASASVFVLPTLRHEGLPMTLVEAAASGLPLVASDMGGIKEIVRDGVNGFLLKSGDASVLSETLVKLAKDPELRHTLGQASRQIAEAEFSLEIMIINYIKVIKFICGS, encoded by the coding sequence ATGAGAATCGCGATTTTTATTAAGAACACAATTTATCACGGAAAATACGGGGGACTAGAAACGCAAAATGAGAACTTGGTTCAGGGTTTGCGTGAGGCTGGTCATGACGTCATTGTCTTCGCACCGGCTTCAGAATTGTCAGTTTCTGGATACATATTCGTACCTAGGACAACACCTGGGAAGTACGACGAAGCGTGGTGGCAAAAGAGTTTAGCCGCTTTTGAATCACTTCATGCCGTCAAACCATTTGATATTGTTATTTCCCAAAGTGCAGCTGGGGCAGAAATTATTAAAAATAAAGAGCGACTTCATGTTAAAACAATAGTCGTCGCGCATGGTACTATTTGGGGCGAGGTCAAAACCGTACTTAGAAAAACCAAATCTTTTAAAGATATTTATTTTGCTTTTAAGGCAGTGGCGTTTGGATTGAAAACTTACTCTGGACTCGATAGGAAGTATTTATTAAGTGCTGACCATATCATCGCCGTTTCTCAAGCAGTTAAAAAAGCTTTGACTCAGGAGTTCCCGTTAAGAAACGATCACATAACCGTAATTTCTAATGGGATTGATATTTATAAATATATTATCGCTGATGAAACTAAAGTGCCAGTTAATTTTTTGTATTTAGGGCGTCTGGAGAAAGAAAAAGGGTTAGAATTACTACTCATGGCTTTTAAGAACGTCCTTGAAAAAGAGCCGACGGCAACTTTAACTATTGTTGGTAGCGGCCCTTTTAAACTGCAGGCTTCAGATTCAATCACTATCCTGGGTGCAGTTGACTACAAAGACGTGCCTCGGATTCTCGCTTCGGCTTCAGTTTTTGTACTACCGACTTTGCGTCACGAGGGGCTACCTATGACTTTAGTGGAAGCAGCGGCCTCTGGTCTTCCGCTGGTCGCTTCGGATATGGGAGGTATCAAAGAGATAGTCAGAGACGGAGTTAATGGCTTTCTGTTAAAATCTGGTGACGCTTCCGTGCTTTCGGAAACATTGGTTAAACTCGCAAAGGATCCAGAATTACGTCATACGCTGGGGCAGGCGTCACGCCAAATTGCCGAAGCCGAGTTTTCATTGGAAATAATGATTATAAACTATATAAAGGTTATAAAATTTATATGCGGATCCTAA
- a CDS encoding glycosyltransferase family 4 protein produces MRILRIIYDWPPPWDGLAPAPFAFTKAQSALGNEIHVICGGGSLLFKKREAASLPGVKVTRLPRTLPLVGPFFTTAVLVPFAYFYQKLTWKPEVIHGHGHVNLWLNVYKYFFGWLDKTPYVLHFHNTAAGRELNTHKSVPFFTRYVEWPLHKLSDWLGTRVADKLVFVSSETAEEAKNLYGADPAKVIVLENGVDCELFNPSGQKTAVFPSGKTLLYQGSLKSRKRVDVLIKSLALLPSNINLALIGPDTEPNLHQIVVDLKLEKRVKFLGYLQNSETPQYFRSSTLFVIPSSYEGFPKVVLESLACGLPVLASGFKVEPPVGGMSIKEFSDEVALAASIGETLMNLPAVDVTAIKTRFDWSVLAARLQVIYESMAH; encoded by the coding sequence ATGCGGATCCTAAGAATAATTTATGATTGGCCGCCGCCGTGGGATGGACTCGCTCCGGCCCCTTTTGCTTTTACTAAAGCTCAGTCAGCTTTGGGAAATGAAATCCATGTGATTTGTGGTGGTGGTTCGTTACTGTTTAAAAAGCGGGAAGCTGCGTCGCTCCCAGGTGTTAAAGTTACCCGTCTCCCCAGGACTTTACCACTAGTCGGTCCGTTTTTTACAACGGCGGTGCTGGTCCCTTTTGCCTATTTTTATCAGAAGCTAACCTGGAAACCGGAGGTAATTCATGGTCACGGTCACGTAAATCTTTGGCTGAATGTCTATAAATATTTCTTTGGTTGGTTAGACAAGACTCCGTATGTACTTCATTTTCACAATACCGCTGCCGGTCGGGAACTAAACACTCACAAAAGTGTCCCGTTTTTTACGAGATACGTGGAGTGGCCACTTCATAAACTTTCTGATTGGCTGGGAACAAGGGTGGCCGATAAATTAGTTTTTGTCTCCAGCGAAACAGCCGAGGAGGCCAAGAATCTATATGGCGCGGATCCGGCGAAGGTTATCGTGTTAGAAAATGGTGTCGATTGCGAGTTATTTAATCCAAGTGGACAAAAAACTGCTGTCTTTCCCTCAGGGAAGACTTTACTTTATCAAGGATCCTTAAAGTCTCGAAAGAGAGTTGACGTTTTAATAAAATCTTTGGCGCTTCTTCCAAGTAATATTAATTTGGCGCTTATTGGCCCGGATACTGAACCAAACCTCCATCAAATTGTTGTTGATTTAAAACTTGAAAAGCGCGTTAAATTTTTAGGGTACTTGCAGAATTCCGAAACTCCTCAGTATTTTCGGTCTTCAACTTTGTTTGTAATTCCTTCCAGCTATGAGGGTTTTCCGAAAGTAGTCCTCGAGAGCCTAGCCTGTGGCCTTCCGGTTCTCGCTTCCGGATTTAAAGTTGAGCCACCAGTTGGAGGCATGAGCATTAAAGAATTTAGTGACGAAGTCGCCTTGGCCGCGAGTATTGGCGAAACACTAATGAACTTACCAGCGGTCGACGTTACAGCCATAAAAACCAGATTTGATTGGTCAGTTCTAGCAGCTCGTCTGCAGGTAATATATGAAAGCATGGCTCACTAA
- a CDS encoding glycosyltransferase family 39 protein produces MKAWLTNLWKNYKVLIVFLVVLTIFRIAIININVTEWGDSFRILRAAKYLLNLTYPLDEKRLPFFSLLLSPGILVLEPVLWGRIFAIGMTIVNLFLTAILFRTLFPKVKNSVITLAVVLLAINPIFFYWSLRIMAETTFVSLVLLAFIVYFKGIRSNRSWWPYFLGLVLALGALTRYEGFLLSGSFGLVFLLKRQWSNIFKTFSVWFVLVAPWFVLTKLILHGGTSNAYVSELGTFNFDLNRLGYFITYTLFFLGYPILLSLIVPSIISWRKRLVSVIHAAATSPLWIFVAIEVALFFVWTPSLPRIMLSVIPVAYIFATKALSDIDFRTNRKILILSSSLLLIMFVVLQLKFRMYFLVLSRLGEVLIIGLSILGIIAMWRNSKKLFLTGLILSCLIGSFVVVANQRLVYSTIYDVSLKAAGLPGNIAFSDETGVSAWYLGNKGVYYNPSTPMDVTKQTEWLHQNNIAYVINTNEFNRGDALNLSKLACSQRVNVTIADTLDIITQRLGLLKNKQYPVLYSDICKV; encoded by the coding sequence ATGAAAGCATGGCTCACTAATCTTTGGAAAAACTACAAAGTTTTGATTGTCTTTCTAGTAGTTTTGACGATCTTTCGAATCGCAATAATAAATATTAATGTCACTGAATGGGGTGACTCTTTTAGAATTCTACGCGCCGCAAAATATTTACTTAATCTCACTTATCCGCTTGATGAAAAACGCTTACCATTTTTTTCACTGCTACTGTCACCCGGTATTCTAGTTCTTGAGCCTGTTTTGTGGGGTCGAATCTTTGCAATTGGCATGACCATAGTTAATCTATTTCTAACAGCTATTCTTTTTAGAACTTTATTTCCAAAAGTTAAAAATTCCGTCATTACACTCGCCGTAGTTCTCCTGGCTATTAATCCGATCTTTTTTTATTGGAGCCTTCGAATTATGGCGGAGACGACTTTCGTTTCATTAGTTCTGCTGGCATTTATAGTTTATTTCAAAGGTATTCGGTCGAATCGTAGTTGGTGGCCGTATTTCCTTGGCTTAGTTCTCGCTTTAGGAGCGCTGACCCGTTACGAAGGGTTTTTACTGTCTGGATCTTTTGGCTTGGTCTTTCTACTAAAGCGGCAATGGTCAAATATATTTAAAACATTTAGTGTGTGGTTTGTTTTAGTCGCCCCTTGGTTCGTCTTGACAAAATTGATATTGCACGGCGGAACGAGTAACGCGTATGTTTCTGAACTAGGAACGTTTAATTTTGATCTAAATCGCTTGGGTTACTTTATCACTTATACCCTGTTCTTTTTAGGTTATCCAATTCTCTTAAGTCTAATCGTTCCAAGTATCATTAGTTGGCGTAAGCGTCTGGTGTCTGTCATTCATGCTGCGGCGACGAGCCCTTTGTGGATTTTTGTAGCGATCGAGGTCGCTCTCTTTTTCGTGTGGACGCCATCATTACCGCGAATCATGCTATCAGTAATTCCTGTTGCCTACATCTTTGCTACTAAAGCTTTGAGTGATATTGATTTTAGGACTAATCGAAAAATATTGATTTTGTCATCCTCACTTCTTTTAATAATGTTTGTAGTCTTGCAATTAAAATTCCGAATGTATTTTTTAGTTTTGTCGAGGTTGGGTGAGGTCTTGATCATTGGGCTGTCGATTTTAGGAATAATTGCAATGTGGCGAAACTCTAAAAAACTATTTTTGACAGGACTAATTTTATCATGTCTGATCGGGTCTTTTGTGGTCGTTGCAAACCAGAGACTTGTTTACTCTACAATATATGACGTGTCTTTAAAGGCTGCAGGGCTTCCGGGAAATATCGCTTTCTCAGATGAGACTGGTGTTTCAGCTTGGTATTTAGGCAACAAGGGTGTTTATTACAATCCGTCGACGCCAATGGACGTTACCAAACAGACTGAGTGGCTTCACCAAAACAATATTGCCTATGTTATAAACACCAACGAGTTTAATCGGGGTGACGCACTAAACTTGTCAAAACTAGCATGTAGTCAGCGAGTTAATGTCACTATCGCCGATACTTTGGACATAATTACCCAGCGGCTTGGCTTGCTAAAAAATAAACAGTATCCTGTTTTGTATAGTGACATCTGCAAAGTGTAA
- a CDS encoding glycosyltransferase family 2 protein: protein MSKLSICIPVYNEQATIRELLDKVTAVPLDKEIIVVNDGSTDRTPQILAEYADNHHISVFNKSNGGKGTALIEAFKHVSGDYVVVQDADLEYDPFDFVKMLATAESKNVTVVYGSRFLGKPLTMSVLKNYLASKLLSFFVWLLYGQMITDESTCYKLFKTEVLKQIPLECKRFEFCPEVTAKVLKRGIKIIEVPVSFNPRDAKDGKKISYLKDGWEAVATLFKYSSQFKSRGIS from the coding sequence ATGAGTAAATTATCGATTTGTATTCCTGTTTATAACGAGCAGGCGACTATTAGAGAACTTTTAGACAAAGTCACCGCGGTGCCACTTGATAAAGAAATTATTGTGGTCAACGATGGTAGCACCGACAGGACCCCACAGATTCTGGCTGAGTATGCAGATAATCATCATATTTCGGTATTTAATAAATCAAATGGCGGGAAGGGAACGGCTTTAATCGAGGCTTTTAAACATGTAAGTGGGGACTATGTTGTAGTCCAAGACGCTGATCTCGAATATGATCCCTTTGATTTCGTAAAAATGCTTGCAACTGCGGAGTCTAAAAATGTCACAGTAGTTTACGGCAGTCGTTTCCTTGGAAAGCCTTTGACAATGTCAGTTCTAAAGAATTATTTAGCCAGCAAATTATTATCGTTTTTTGTGTGGCTTTTATACGGTCAGATGATCACTGATGAGTCGACGTGCTACAAACTTTTTAAAACAGAAGTTTTAAAACAGATTCCTTTGGAATGTAAGCGCTTCGAATTTTGTCCAGAAGTGACAGCGAAGGTTTTAAAAAGGGGCATCAAAATTATCGAAGTCCCAGTCTCTTTTAATCCACGGGATGCCAAAGACGGAAAAAAGATTAGCTACTTAAAAGATGGTTGGGAAGCGGTGGCGACGCTTTTTAAGTATTCTTCACAATTCAAATCCAGAGGTATCTCATAA
- a CDS encoding glycosyltransferase family 39 protein gives MSKEQRFKILSAVIFIGLVSLGIYLRIAFISHGLPKLDNFENPDEIDFFGPSLNLVFNLSKLTGAGGFLSFINTDYFYGHPQGYTNLLFVLVTIFKEVWQIGHKLLPSLLNDIHTWTRPDFFNLARVFTALITALVPIVLFKFGRKYFDNTVAWISLILSVFCYYLIFYAHTISPYNVSALFNLFFMYCFFRLYEKNSIKNIVLVGISFGIALAMNSGALILALPLLIIFGALIFRKEATVTTTIRNIALIGILTGFTFVILSPATIIYFQKTIMALKGISDTMRSGCVSDVRGFGPWQYFFGNGISIETLPLLNPSSFKEALGWPGSILLAAATIWGLLYKNRKIRLLCLSFVLGVIFYSGTNSMALRRLLPFMPLMIPVIAALVVEIYKLAAKKSRVLRIFCCSSLLIILIAPSGINTYIFLNASQQIDTREEAANWIVGNLSGNDLIFNATSYASPPLYKYGLNNVVEIGYPHCGSTYAPLNKSLAPILQTVFCQADTLEYPRRYLVVNSSIASAIISQESEKYYPDFYKSWVNYFASVSKWKLVKVFDPKVSSPKIGPLIKIYEIPLDLNCEEYLKSVATASQPSFK, from the coding sequence ATGTCTAAAGAACAAAGATTTAAAATATTATCGGCGGTTATTTTTATTGGTCTTGTGTCTTTAGGAATTTATCTGAGAATAGCTTTTATTTCTCATGGGCTTCCTAAACTCGACAATTTTGAAAACCCGGACGAGATTGATTTCTTTGGACCATCACTAAATCTGGTTTTTAATTTATCAAAATTAACTGGCGCTGGCGGTTTTCTTAGTTTTATTAATACCGATTATTTTTACGGCCATCCCCAAGGATATACGAATTTACTTTTTGTCTTAGTTACTATCTTTAAAGAAGTATGGCAAATTGGCCATAAATTGTTACCAAGTTTATTGAACGATATCCACACCTGGACAAGACCGGATTTTTTTAATCTGGCAAGGGTATTCACCGCTCTAATCACAGCATTAGTACCTATTGTTTTATTTAAATTCGGCCGAAAATATTTTGATAATACCGTAGCTTGGATTTCTTTGATACTGAGTGTCTTCTGCTACTACTTAATTTTTTATGCCCATACCATCTCCCCTTACAACGTTAGCGCGCTTTTCAATTTATTTTTTATGTACTGTTTTTTTAGACTTTATGAAAAAAACTCAATCAAAAATATTGTTCTAGTCGGAATATCTTTTGGAATCGCGCTTGCCATGAATTCCGGAGCTCTCATTCTCGCGTTACCGTTACTAATTATTTTTGGGGCATTAATTTTTCGTAAAGAAGCAACTGTCACTACTACCATACGAAACATAGCTTTGATTGGAATACTAACAGGATTTACTTTTGTAATTTTATCACCAGCCACCATTATCTATTTTCAAAAAACAATTATGGCCCTTAAAGGTATTTCCGACACGATGAGATCAGGTTGTGTTTCCGATGTTAGAGGCTTTGGACCGTGGCAATACTTTTTTGGAAATGGCATTAGTATTGAAACCTTGCCGCTTTTAAACCCATCTTCATTTAAGGAGGCTTTGGGGTGGCCGGGATCTATCCTGCTAGCTGCAGCAACTATCTGGGGACTGCTGTATAAAAACCGAAAGATTAGATTACTATGTTTATCGTTCGTGTTAGGAGTAATTTTTTACAGCGGTACTAATTCGATGGCACTACGTCGCCTGCTGCCATTTATGCCACTAATGATCCCGGTTATCGCTGCTCTAGTAGTAGAAATTTATAAATTAGCTGCTAAAAAATCACGGGTGCTAAGGATCTTTTGCTGCAGTAGTTTATTAATTATACTTATCGCTCCCAGCGGGATTAATACATACATTTTCCTAAACGCCAGTCAGCAGATCGACACGCGGGAGGAAGCAGCGAATTGGATTGTTGGTAACTTATCTGGGAATGATCTAATTTTTAATGCTACCAGCTACGCCTCACCACCTCTTTATAAATATGGACTAAACAATGTCGTAGAGATAGGGTATCCGCATTGTGGAAGCACTTATGCCCCGCTTAATAAATCTCTAGCTCCAATTCTGCAAACAGTGTTTTGCCAAGCTGATACTTTAGAGTACCCTCGGAGATACTTAGTCGTTAACAGTTCTATAGCGTCCGCGATAATCAGCCAAGAGTCTGAAAAGTATTATCCAGATTTCTATAAATCTTGGGTTAATTACTTTGCGTCAGTATCTAAATGGAAACTAGTAAAAGTATTTGACCCTAAAGTCTCATCACCAAAAATCGGTCCGTTGATAAAAATTTATGAGATACCTCTGGATTTGAATTGTGAAGAATACTTAAAAAGCGTCGCCACCGCTTCCCAACCATCTTTTAAGTAG